Proteins encoded within one genomic window of Mycolicibacterium monacense:
- a CDS encoding HAD family hydrolase: MTNSHSTAGSAPAVLFDIDGTLVDSNYLHVHAWHRSFADEGLTVESWRVHRCIGMDGSTLLDNLVPDADDDTRKRLKDGHSRYYLDDRGLLRLLPGARALLERIKELGLQVVLATSAPEDELDVLREVLDSEDVYSAMTSGEDVDTAKPQPDIVHIALERAGVDAEHAVFVGDAVWDIEACRRAGLTSIGVLSGGVSRGELTEAGARAVFENAEDLRVHIDESPVAALLSRADTNSQAKA; this comes from the coding sequence ATGACCAACTCGCACAGCACGGCCGGTTCCGCACCGGCCGTGCTGTTCGATATCGACGGCACCCTGGTCGACTCGAACTATCTGCATGTCCACGCTTGGCACCGGTCTTTCGCCGACGAGGGGCTGACGGTTGAATCCTGGCGGGTGCACCGGTGCATCGGCATGGACGGCTCGACGTTGTTGGACAACCTGGTTCCCGATGCCGACGACGACACGCGAAAGCGTCTGAAGGACGGGCATTCTCGCTACTACCTCGACGACAGGGGCCTGTTACGCCTGCTTCCCGGTGCGCGGGCACTCCTCGAGCGGATCAAGGAGCTCGGCCTACAGGTGGTGCTGGCCACCTCGGCGCCCGAGGACGAACTCGACGTGCTCCGTGAGGTGCTCGACAGTGAAGACGTCTACTCCGCCATGACGTCCGGGGAGGACGTCGACACCGCCAAACCCCAGCCCGACATCGTCCACATCGCTCTGGAACGCGCGGGTGTGGACGCCGAGCACGCGGTGTTCGTCGGCGACGCCGTATGGGACATCGAGGCCTGTCGGCGAGCCGGCCTGACATCCATCGGCGTGCTCAGCGGTGGCGTCTCCCGCGGCGAGCTCACCGAGGCGGGTGCCCGCGCGGTCTTCGAGAACGCCGAAGACCTGCGCGTGCACATCGACGAGAGCCCCGTCGCCGCGCTGCTGAGCCGTGCCGACACGAACAGTCAGGCCAAGGCGTAA
- a CDS encoding Rv2629 family ribosome hibernation factor, with translation MQFERFRTLAESKGPYASVYFDDSHNTEDAAAQRELRWRAVRDDLEEQAAPAELIEALQPAVLDAPPAVGRSGRGLIVGADGVLLNEHLIRPIEIPVVRVSSLPYLVPVVEHGDQHSTYVIVAVDHAGADIALHRDRSVVSDTVDGGGYPVHKADSAETPGYGDPQRRSTEAGRKNLRAVAERLATLVDEASPEVVFVVGEVQSRSDLAPMLDERVADRVVELDVGARHSGFADADLRHAVDQEFLRRRLATIEHAAEQFSQAIGQGSGLATQGLHGVCAALRAGAVETLIIGDIGDATVVAGDDLLTLAPNEKLLSELGTAPAQTLRADEALPLAAVRTGAALVRTDERIDPDDGIAAVLRYALA, from the coding sequence ATGCAATTCGAACGCTTCCGAACGCTGGCGGAGTCGAAGGGGCCGTACGCATCGGTGTACTTCGACGATTCGCACAACACCGAGGATGCCGCTGCTCAGCGGGAACTCAGGTGGCGGGCGGTCCGAGACGACCTCGAAGAGCAGGCTGCGCCGGCCGAGTTGATCGAGGCGTTGCAGCCCGCCGTGCTCGACGCGCCGCCCGCCGTCGGCCGCAGCGGTCGAGGCCTGATCGTCGGGGCCGACGGTGTGCTGCTCAACGAACACCTGATCCGGCCGATCGAGATTCCCGTTGTCCGCGTGTCGTCGCTGCCGTACCTCGTACCGGTGGTGGAGCACGGTGATCAGCACTCGACCTATGTGATCGTCGCCGTCGACCACGCCGGCGCCGACATCGCTCTGCATCGCGACCGATCGGTCGTCTCGGACACCGTCGACGGTGGCGGCTACCCCGTCCACAAGGCCGACAGCGCCGAGACGCCCGGTTACGGTGACCCGCAGCGGCGCAGCACCGAGGCAGGGCGCAAGAATCTGCGGGCCGTCGCCGAGCGGTTGGCGACGCTGGTCGACGAGGCCTCCCCCGAGGTGGTATTCGTTGTCGGCGAAGTGCAGTCACGTTCGGATCTGGCGCCCATGCTGGACGAGCGAGTGGCCGATCGGGTGGTCGAGCTCGACGTGGGCGCCCGGCACAGCGGTTTCGCAGACGCCGACCTCCGCCACGCCGTCGACCAGGAGTTCCTCCGGCGTCGACTCGCGACGATCGAGCATGCGGCAGAACAGTTCTCGCAGGCGATCGGTCAGGGTTCGGGGCTGGCCACCCAGGGTCTGCACGGCGTCTGCGCCGCACTGCGGGCCGGCGCCGTGGAAACCCTCATCATCGGAGACATCGGCGATGCGACCGTCGTCGCCGGCGACGACCTGCTGACACTCGCGCCGAACGAGAAGCTGCTGTCGGAGCTGGGCACCGCGCCGGCCCAGACGCTGCGGGCCGACGAGGCGCTTCCCCTTGCCGCCGTACGCACCGGTGCGGCGCTGGTCCGCACCGACGAGCGAATCGACCCGGACGACGGAATCGCCGCGGTGCTGCGTTACGCCTTGGCCTGA
- a CDS encoding TetR/AcrR family transcriptional regulator, whose amino-acid sequence MAEDVKRRYRSDLRAAQAQETRRRIVAAAARLFAENGYGATTMDGIADAARVSRKTVFTSVGGKIELLRLAMDWAVAGDDADVPVSDREEMRWVLAGDDPAEILRGCAAVSAGINARVADLFRTLEVAAGAEPEAQALLTATREQRLTDARTIARRLRSLGLLTGRKAYEEAIDLIFLAIDPHPFDVLVRQRGWSPTRYTRWLGDSLIRQLSGG is encoded by the coding sequence ATGGCCGAGGATGTCAAGAGGCGGTACCGATCGGACCTGCGCGCTGCACAGGCGCAGGAAACCCGCCGCAGAATCGTCGCCGCGGCCGCGCGACTCTTCGCGGAGAACGGCTACGGCGCCACGACCATGGACGGGATCGCCGACGCCGCGCGGGTGAGCCGCAAGACGGTGTTCACGTCGGTCGGCGGCAAGATCGAACTGCTCCGTCTCGCCATGGACTGGGCCGTGGCCGGCGACGACGCCGACGTACCCGTCTCCGATCGCGAGGAGATGCGGTGGGTGCTGGCGGGCGACGACCCGGCCGAGATCCTGCGCGGCTGCGCTGCGGTGAGCGCGGGGATCAACGCACGGGTCGCGGATCTGTTCCGCACGCTCGAGGTGGCCGCAGGCGCCGAACCGGAGGCGCAGGCCCTGCTCACCGCCACCCGCGAGCAGCGGTTGACCGATGCGCGGACGATCGCGCGCCGACTGCGCTCGCTCGGGTTGTTGACCGGCCGGAAGGCCTACGAGGAGGCGATCGACCTGATCTTCCTCGCCATCGATCCGCATCCGTTCGACGTCCTGGTGCGCCAACGCGGGTGGTCGCCGACCCGATACACGCGGTGGCTCGGTGACTCGCTGATCCGGCAGCTGTCGGGTGGGTGA
- a CDS encoding FAD-dependent oxidoreductase, protein MRVIIVGAGPTGLFCAVALARRGHKVAVVDRDPGPPPVGRWRRRGVMQFDHAHTFRMPVVDALRAEMPDVVDALTVAGAGIATDSKGSGTALLCRRSTFERVLHRIAALQDGITRHVGTVQRPHRVDGRVTGVVVGDRVLDGDLVLDASGRAARYLRGLRLDAVGGDCGAVYATREYRLRTGAAAGPVNSPIGLSLSMSGYAAIAFLHDGGTFSVTITHDGSDPRLRRLREDAVFEAVVGAIPQLADWIDPHRSEPLASVLPGGRLYNSYRPQVGTDGAPFLPGLISVGDAVCTTTPLAGRGVTLGLMQSRALLDVLDSEREIETAAGVFDAWCEHHVRPWFDDHRRVDGDRVRRWSGGEVDLTRPLPSDLIVAAADADPALGPLVGPYATMASLPASLAPAEPRAREIFAGGWRPAVPPGPTRSELGDLCEVTPAIGAVSRSPAAV, encoded by the coding sequence ATGCGTGTGATCATCGTCGGAGCGGGTCCGACAGGGCTGTTCTGCGCCGTCGCGCTCGCCCGCCGCGGTCATAAGGTCGCAGTGGTGGACCGCGACCCCGGTCCGCCACCGGTCGGCCGCTGGCGGCGAAGGGGAGTGATGCAGTTCGACCACGCCCACACCTTCCGGATGCCGGTAGTCGATGCGCTGCGCGCCGAGATGCCCGATGTGGTCGACGCGTTGACCGTCGCGGGCGCCGGCATCGCCACGGATAGCAAGGGCTCGGGGACTGCGCTGCTGTGCCGGCGGTCGACCTTCGAACGGGTGCTGCACCGCATCGCCGCGCTGCAGGACGGCATCACCCGCCACGTCGGAACCGTGCAGCGTCCGCATCGCGTCGACGGCCGGGTCACCGGAGTCGTCGTCGGTGACCGCGTGCTCGACGGCGACCTCGTGCTCGACGCCTCCGGTCGGGCCGCCCGATACCTGCGGGGGCTGCGCCTCGACGCCGTGGGCGGTGACTGCGGCGCCGTGTACGCGACACGCGAGTACCGGCTGCGCACCGGCGCGGCCGCCGGGCCCGTCAACTCACCGATCGGCCTGTCGCTGAGCATGTCCGGCTACGCCGCCATCGCATTCCTGCACGACGGCGGCACGTTCTCGGTGACGATCACCCACGATGGCAGCGATCCGCGGCTGCGCCGGCTGCGGGAGGACGCGGTGTTCGAGGCGGTCGTCGGCGCGATCCCGCAACTGGCCGACTGGATCGACCCGCACCGGTCCGAACCCCTCGCGTCCGTACTGCCGGGCGGGCGGTTGTACAACAGCTACCGCCCGCAGGTCGGCACGGACGGCGCACCCTTTCTGCCCGGGCTGATCTCGGTCGGCGACGCCGTGTGCACGACCACGCCGCTGGCCGGCCGCGGTGTGACGTTGGGGCTGATGCAGTCCCGGGCACTGCTCGACGTCCTGGACTCCGAACGCGAGATCGAGACCGCCGCAGGGGTGTTCGACGCATGGTGCGAGCATCACGTGCGGCCGTGGTTCGACGATCACCGCCGCGTCGACGGCGACCGGGTGCGCCGCTGGTCCGGCGGCGAGGTGGACCTCACTCGCCCTCTGCCGTCGGACCTCATCGTCGCCGCGGCCGACGCGGATCCGGCTTTGGGCCCACTGGTCGGACCGTACGCGACGATGGCGTCGTTACCCGCCAGCCTCGCACCGGCCGAGCCGCGGGCACGGGAGATCTTCGCCGGCGGCTGGCGTCCGGCCGTCCCGCCGGGACCCACCCGCTCCGAACTCGGCGACCTCTGTGAAGTGACGCCCGCTATCGGGGCGGTGTCCAGGTCACCGGCAGCCGTTTGA
- a CDS encoding cytochrome P450 → MGIAARENGSVPPDVPLADIDLGSWDFWALDDDIREGAFATLRREAPVRHFSEFVADGMEAGRGHWALTRYDDVFYASRHPEIFSSASGITIGDQTPELNEYFGSMIAMDDPRHSRLRNIVRSAFTPRVLSRIEDSVRDRARRLVAEMVAANPDGTGELVTDFAGPLPLQIICDMMGIPEEDHQRVFHWTNVILGFGDPDLTTDFDEFVGVAMEIGAYASALAEDRRAHPGDDLTTSLVQAEVDGQRLTSGEVASFFILLVVAGNETTRNAISHGLLALSRYPDQRRIWFSAYDELAPTAVEEIVRWASPVSYMRRTLTCDAELGGVKLVAGDKVSLWYGSANRDESKFRDPWTFDVRRHPNPHVGFGGGGAHFCLGANLARREITVAFEELHRQIPDITASEEPSRLQSAFIHGIKRLPVTWTPPR, encoded by the coding sequence GTGGGCATCGCGGCTCGGGAGAACGGCTCGGTTCCACCTGACGTGCCGCTGGCCGACATCGATCTGGGGTCGTGGGACTTCTGGGCGCTCGACGACGACATCCGCGAGGGTGCGTTCGCCACCCTGCGGCGTGAGGCCCCGGTCCGGCACTTCTCGGAGTTCGTGGCCGACGGCATGGAGGCCGGCCGCGGCCACTGGGCGCTGACCCGGTACGACGACGTGTTCTACGCCAGCCGGCACCCGGAGATCTTCAGCTCCGCGTCGGGCATCACGATCGGTGACCAGACGCCCGAACTCAACGAGTACTTCGGGTCGATGATCGCGATGGACGATCCCCGGCACAGCAGGCTGCGCAACATCGTGCGCAGCGCATTCACCCCGAGGGTGCTCTCGCGCATCGAGGATTCCGTGCGCGACCGCGCCCGGAGACTGGTCGCCGAGATGGTGGCGGCCAACCCGGACGGCACCGGTGAGCTCGTCACCGACTTCGCCGGTCCCCTACCACTGCAGATCATCTGCGACATGATGGGCATTCCCGAAGAAGACCATCAGCGCGTGTTCCACTGGACCAACGTCATCCTCGGTTTCGGCGACCCCGACCTGACCACCGACTTCGACGAATTCGTCGGCGTGGCAATGGAGATCGGCGCGTATGCGAGCGCACTGGCCGAGGACCGGCGCGCCCACCCGGGAGACGATCTGACCACCAGCCTCGTGCAGGCCGAGGTCGACGGGCAACGGCTCACCTCCGGTGAGGTGGCGTCGTTCTTCATCCTGCTGGTGGTGGCGGGCAACGAGACCACCCGCAACGCGATCAGCCACGGGTTGCTGGCCCTGAGCCGCTACCCCGACCAGCGCCGGATCTGGTTCTCCGCGTACGACGAACTGGCCCCGACGGCGGTCGAGGAGATCGTGCGCTGGGCCTCTCCGGTGAGCTACATGCGGCGCACCCTGACCTGCGACGCAGAGCTGGGTGGAGTGAAACTGGTTGCCGGCGACAAAGTTTCACTGTGGTACGGCTCCGCCAACCGGGACGAATCGAAGTTCCGTGATCCGTGGACGTTCGACGTGCGTCGCCACCCCAATCCGCACGTCGGGTTCGGCGGCGGTGGCGCCCACTTCTGCCTGGGTGCGAACCTCGCCCGACGTGAGATCACCGTGGCGTTCGAGGAACTGCACCGGCAGATCCCCGACATCACCGCCTCCGAGGAACCCAGCCGCCTGCAGTCGGCGTTCATCCACGGGATCAAACGGCTGCCGGTGACCTGGACACCGCCCCGATAG
- a CDS encoding flavin-containing monooxygenase, protein MRNPHAGQPFTDPDERIADALLDVSIPTLMMSLVHMSGDASLIRGALRPAGLFLNEVQGYMSEEDKAAVRALALPIIADYWDRGCPEPAPIRPELLHEMMQWLVCEEVPAEYVPMLLEEMELDGRDDRAVPPPADPARAEFPVLVIGCGESGLLAGIRLKEAGIPFTIVERNTGVGGTWWQNTYPGARVDVGNHFYCYSFEPSDRWTHFFAEQPELQAYFQEVFDRHEMSPHVRFGTEVTELVWDEDTGTWTAHMRDLEGAVTSVRARAVISAVGQLNRPHTPAIEGQHDFGGPAFHSAEWDHSVDLRGREVAMIGAGASGFQIAPAIAPKVNRLTVFQRTAQWMFPNPNYHAPVGDGVRWALRHLPFYGRWYRFLLFWPGCDKGLAAARVDPDYPDPQRAVSEVNDIARMMFTEWITSQVGDDADLLAKVLPDYPATGKRTLQDNGSWLRTLTRDNVELVRTGIARIEPDAVVTEDGTRYPADVIVYATGFHANRMLWPMRVVGRGGAVLGEVWGERPSAYLGITVPEFPNFFCMYGPGTNLAHGGSLIFHSECQMRYIAQCLELLIDGGHRWLQPREQCAQDWCRRTQEELGKLVWSQPSVEHSFYKNSHGEIYTLSPWRLVDYWTWTRRPEPRDFEFG, encoded by the coding sequence GTGCGCAACCCACATGCCGGACAACCATTCACCGACCCGGACGAACGCATCGCCGATGCGCTGCTCGACGTCAGCATCCCGACACTGATGATGTCGCTGGTCCACATGTCCGGCGACGCGTCCCTGATCCGCGGGGCGCTCCGGCCCGCCGGCCTGTTCCTCAACGAGGTGCAGGGTTACATGTCCGAGGAGGACAAGGCCGCGGTCCGCGCGCTCGCCCTGCCGATCATCGCGGACTACTGGGACCGCGGATGCCCCGAACCCGCACCGATCCGACCGGAACTCCTGCACGAGATGATGCAGTGGCTGGTCTGCGAAGAGGTGCCTGCCGAGTACGTGCCGATGCTGCTCGAGGAGATGGAACTCGACGGTCGCGACGACCGCGCGGTGCCACCGCCGGCCGACCCCGCGCGTGCCGAGTTCCCCGTGCTGGTGATCGGCTGCGGCGAGTCCGGTCTGCTGGCGGGGATCCGTCTCAAGGAGGCCGGCATCCCGTTCACGATCGTCGAACGCAACACCGGGGTGGGTGGCACCTGGTGGCAGAACACCTATCCGGGCGCGCGGGTCGACGTCGGCAACCACTTCTACTGCTACAGCTTCGAACCGTCTGACCGGTGGACCCACTTCTTCGCCGAACAGCCCGAACTGCAGGCCTACTTCCAGGAGGTGTTCGACCGCCACGAAATGTCGCCCCACGTCCGGTTCGGCACCGAGGTCACCGAGCTGGTCTGGGACGAAGACACCGGTACGTGGACCGCGCACATGCGCGACCTCGAGGGCGCGGTGACCAGTGTGCGGGCGCGCGCGGTGATCAGCGCGGTGGGCCAGCTCAACCGCCCGCACACCCCGGCGATCGAGGGACAGCACGACTTCGGCGGACCGGCCTTTCACTCCGCCGAATGGGACCACTCGGTGGACCTGCGCGGCCGCGAGGTCGCGATGATCGGCGCGGGGGCCAGCGGTTTCCAGATCGCACCGGCCATCGCACCGAAAGTCAACCGCCTCACCGTCTTTCAGCGCACCGCCCAGTGGATGTTCCCCAATCCGAACTATCACGCGCCGGTCGGCGACGGGGTGCGCTGGGCGCTGCGGCACCTCCCGTTCTACGGTCGTTGGTACCGCTTCCTGCTGTTCTGGCCGGGCTGCGACAAGGGACTGGCGGCGGCCAGGGTCGATCCGGACTACCCCGACCCGCAGCGCGCGGTCAGCGAGGTCAACGACATCGCACGGATGATGTTCACGGAGTGGATCACCAGCCAGGTGGGCGACGACGCCGATCTGCTGGCCAAGGTGCTGCCGGACTACCCGGCCACCGGCAAACGCACGCTGCAGGACAACGGCAGCTGGTTGCGCACGCTCACCCGCGACAATGTGGAACTGGTCCGCACCGGCATCGCCCGCATCGAGCCCGACGCCGTCGTCACCGAGGACGGGACCCGCTACCCGGCCGATGTCATCGTGTATGCCACCGGGTTTCACGCCAACCGGATGCTGTGGCCGATGCGCGTCGTCGGTCGCGGCGGGGCGGTGCTCGGGGAGGTGTGGGGTGAACGGCCGTCGGCGTACCTCGGCATCACGGTGCCGGAGTTTCCCAACTTCTTCTGCATGTACGGGCCCGGCACCAACCTCGCGCACGGTGGCAGCCTGATCTTCCATTCCGAATGTCAGATGCGTTACATCGCACAGTGTTTGGAGTTGCTGATCGACGGCGGCCACCGCTGGCTGCAGCCTCGGGAGCAGTGCGCTCAGGATTGGTGCAGACGCACCCAGGAAGAACTCGGCAAACTGGTCTGGTCGCAGCCGTCGGTCGAGCACTCCTTCTACAAGAACTCCCACGGTGAGATCTACACGCTCAGCCCGTGGCGCCTCGTCGACTACTGGACGTGGACTCGCCGCCCGGAACCGCGCGACTTCGAGTTCGGCTAA
- a CDS encoding SRPBCC family protein, with translation MQGSVSVTMNAPAERIWDLVADVRNTGRLSPEVMEAEWLDGAAGPALGARFRGHVRRNEIGPVYWTTCRVTACEPGREFGFEVLVGDRAVNNWQYRFTPVDGGTEVTESFHLEDSALMRVFAVAGGQLRRRRNLRDMRKTLERIRSVVEGAEG, from the coding sequence ATGCAGGGTTCGGTCAGCGTGACGATGAACGCCCCGGCGGAGCGGATCTGGGATCTGGTCGCCGACGTGCGCAACACCGGTCGGTTGTCCCCCGAGGTGATGGAAGCCGAATGGCTCGACGGCGCCGCCGGACCTGCACTGGGCGCCAGGTTCCGCGGTCACGTCCGGCGCAACGAGATCGGACCGGTTTACTGGACGACGTGCCGGGTCACCGCCTGCGAACCGGGTCGCGAGTTCGGCTTCGAGGTTTTGGTGGGTGACCGGGCAGTCAACAACTGGCAATACCGCTTCACCCCAGTCGACGGCGGTACCGAGGTCACCGAGTCCTTCCACCTGGAAGACTCCGCATTGATGCGGGTCTTCGCGGTGGCCGGCGGCCAGTTGCGTCGGCGTCGCAACCTGCGGGACATGCGCAAGACACTGGAACGCATCCGATCCGTGGTGGAGGGCGCGGAGGGTTAG
- a CDS encoding SDR family oxidoreductase codes for MTPPTQTPRTTKSIFITGAGSGMGRAGAQLFHDRGWRVAAVDRNEAGLAELTAERGGDRLWTRQVDVTDKAQLEAALANFCGDGGLDMMWNNAGIGESGWFEDVPYEAAMRVVDVNFKAVLTGAYVALPYLKRAPDSLMFSTSSSSATYGMPQIAVYSATKHGVKGLTEALSVEWQRHGVRVADVLPGLIDTAILRETPNHSGRAPSDGPAADVTASAPKRGPFRLMPAASVAEAAWAAYRHPTRLHWYVPNSIRWLDRLKAVSPELVRGQIRKALPRLTER; via the coding sequence ATGACACCGCCGACGCAGACGCCCCGGACGACGAAGTCGATCTTCATCACGGGTGCGGGTAGCGGTATGGGACGTGCAGGCGCGCAGCTGTTCCACGACCGCGGCTGGCGGGTCGCCGCCGTCGACCGCAACGAGGCCGGCCTGGCCGAGCTGACCGCCGAACGCGGCGGCGACCGACTGTGGACCCGACAGGTCGACGTGACCGACAAGGCGCAGCTCGAGGCCGCGCTCGCCAACTTCTGCGGTGACGGCGGCCTGGACATGATGTGGAACAACGCCGGGATCGGCGAATCCGGCTGGTTCGAGGACGTGCCGTACGAAGCGGCCATGCGAGTGGTCGACGTCAACTTCAAGGCGGTGCTGACCGGGGCGTACGTGGCGTTGCCCTACCTCAAGCGGGCGCCGGACAGCCTGATGTTCTCGACGTCGTCGTCGTCGGCGACCTACGGGATGCCGCAGATCGCGGTGTACTCGGCGACCAAGCACGGCGTCAAAGGCCTCACCGAGGCGCTCAGCGTGGAGTGGCAGCGGCACGGGGTGCGCGTCGCCGACGTGCTGCCCGGTCTGATCGACACGGCGATCCTGCGCGAGACACCCAACCACTCCGGGCGTGCGCCGTCGGACGGTCCCGCCGCGGACGTGACCGCATCCGCGCCCAAGCGGGGTCCGTTCCGGTTGATGCCGGCCGCCAGTGTCGCGGAGGCGGCGTGGGCGGCCTACCGGCATCCGACCCGGCTGCACTGGTATGTGCCGAACAGCATCCGGTGGCTCGACCGGCTCAAGGCCGTCAGCCCGGAATTGGTCCGCGGTCAGATCCGCAAGGCGCTACCGCGGCTCACCGAGCGCTGA
- a CDS encoding chorismate mutase gives MAGLAVLGACSGAFAGIAPAHADPGGPLTALVDAAAERLSTAEPVAANKWNTKAPIEDPARVEQVLVTVATDASAQGVDPDRVRRMFRDQISATESIQYTRFAQWKLDPAVAPATAPDLASSRGVIDGLNRTMVDQMVAQWPLLQSPDCGQRVREATDAVAASRGLDELYRHALSFATRSYCG, from the coding sequence CTGGCCGGCCTCGCGGTCCTCGGCGCCTGCTCGGGCGCCTTCGCCGGCATCGCACCGGCGCATGCCGACCCCGGCGGTCCGCTGACGGCGCTGGTCGACGCCGCCGCCGAGCGGTTGAGCACCGCGGAGCCGGTGGCCGCCAACAAGTGGAACACCAAGGCGCCCATCGAGGATCCGGCTCGCGTCGAGCAGGTGCTCGTCACCGTGGCCACCGACGCGTCCGCACAGGGTGTGGACCCCGACCGGGTGCGCCGCATGTTCCGCGATCAGATCTCCGCGACGGAGTCCATCCAGTACACCCGGTTCGCGCAGTGGAAGCTCGATCCAGCGGTCGCCCCCGCGACGGCCCCGGACCTCGCCTCCTCACGCGGGGTGATCGACGGCCTGAACCGGACGATGGTCGATCAGATGGTCGCCCAGTGGCCGCTGCTGCAGTCACCGGACTGCGGGCAGCGGGTTCGGGAGGCGACCGACGCGGTCGCGGCGTCCCGCGGCCTCGATGAGCTCTACCGGCACGCGCTGTCGTTCGCGACCCGGTCCTACTGCGGGTGA
- a CDS encoding cyclopropane mycolic acid synthase family methyltransferase, with the protein MPETSSDAQGLTPHFEDVQAHYDLSDEFFRLFLDPTQTYSCAYFERDDMTLEEAQLAKIDLSLGKLGLQPGMTLLDVGCGWGATINRALEKYDVNVVGLTLSRNQQAHVQRLLDNQASPRSKRVLLQGWEQFDEKVDRIVSIGAFEHFGRDRYTDFFKMAYDALPDDGVMMLHTIIKPSDEEFAERGLPLTMNKLRFFKFIMDEIFPGGDLPQARAVTDHATKAGFEVKLVQPLRLHYAKTLDIWAAALESRKDEALALQGQEVYDRYMKYLTGCADLFREGYTDVAQFTLTKG; encoded by the coding sequence GTGCCAGAAACAAGCAGTGATGCCCAGGGGTTGACGCCTCACTTCGAGGATGTCCAGGCGCATTACGACCTGTCCGACGAATTCTTCCGGCTGTTCCTCGACCCGACGCAGACCTACAGCTGCGCCTACTTCGAACGCGACGACATGACGCTGGAAGAGGCGCAGCTCGCCAAGATCGACCTGTCACTGGGCAAGCTCGGGCTGCAGCCCGGGATGACCCTGCTCGACGTGGGCTGCGGCTGGGGCGCCACGATCAACCGTGCGCTCGAGAAGTACGACGTCAACGTCGTCGGCCTGACGCTGTCGCGTAACCAGCAGGCGCACGTGCAGCGACTCCTGGACAACCAGGCCAGCCCGCGCAGCAAGCGGGTGCTCCTGCAGGGCTGGGAGCAGTTCGACGAGAAGGTCGACCGCATCGTGTCGATCGGCGCCTTCGAACACTTCGGGCGTGACCGCTACACCGACTTCTTCAAGATGGCCTACGACGCGCTGCCGGACGACGGCGTGATGATGCTCCACACCATCATCAAGCCGAGCGACGAGGAATTCGCCGAGCGCGGACTGCCGCTGACGATGAACAAGCTGCGCTTCTTCAAATTCATCATGGACGAGATCTTCCCCGGCGGTGACCTGCCCCAGGCGCGCGCCGTCACCGACCACGCGACCAAGGCGGGCTTCGAGGTCAAGCTCGTGCAGCCGCTGCGCCTGCACTACGCCAAAACGCTCGACATCTGGGCGGCCGCGCTGGAGTCGCGTAAGGACGAGGCGCTCGCGCTGCAGGGGCAGGAGGTCTACGACCGGTACATGAAGTACCTGACCGGTTGCGCCGACCTGTTCCGCGAGGGCTACACCGACGTCGCGCAGTTCACCCTGACCAAGGGCTGA